In one Mycoplasmopsis canis PG 14 genomic region, the following are encoded:
- the obgE gene encoding GTPase ObgE, whose protein sequence is MARFIDEITISVQAGKGGNGMISFRREAHVDKGGPDGGDGGRGGHIYFVGDLGKNTLLSFYKNKHIVAEDGVNGGPKNLYGANAKDTYIKVPIGTLVYNGKKLIADIIEPDVPYLIASGGKGGRGNNKFKTTKNTAPKIAENGMPGEKYEAKIVLKILSDVGVVGKPSAGKSTFLNAISNANAKVADYEFTTLVPQLGMVQFHDNSFTVADLPGLIKGASLGKGLGIQFLKHIERCRIIAHIVDFGSEDKDPIEDFNVINNELRSYSLKLENKPQLVIANKSDMDVFKDNIKKFKKAFPNVEIVEISAIFRDNLDLVKAKLWNLIEKNQYATIENDEEEVKVIEFEPDYVVNSPYKGHFEVTGKKVEELYHKIPINTYDNLVRFNNILKKIGVWEELIRQDIQRGDTVSIYGFEFEWEDEQ, encoded by the coding sequence ATGGCAAGATTTATTGACGAAATAACTATATCAGTACAAGCAGGAAAAGGTGGAAATGGTATGATTTCCTTTAGACGTGAAGCCCACGTTGATAAAGGTGGTCCAGATGGTGGAGATGGTGGTCGTGGTGGTCACATCTATTTTGTTGGTGATTTAGGAAAAAATACGCTATTAAGCTTCTATAAAAATAAACATATAGTTGCAGAAGATGGGGTTAATGGTGGACCTAAAAACCTTTATGGAGCCAACGCTAAGGACACTTACATTAAGGTTCCAATTGGTACATTAGTCTACAATGGTAAAAAGTTAATCGCAGATATTATCGAACCAGATGTTCCTTATTTAATCGCAAGCGGTGGTAAAGGTGGTCGTGGAAATAATAAATTCAAGACAACCAAAAATACAGCTCCAAAAATTGCGGAAAACGGTATGCCAGGTGAAAAATATGAAGCCAAAATTGTTCTTAAAATTCTTTCAGATGTAGGGGTTGTAGGAAAACCTTCAGCAGGTAAATCAACATTTCTTAATGCAATATCTAATGCTAATGCAAAAGTAGCTGATTATGAGTTCACTACTTTAGTTCCTCAATTAGGTATGGTTCAATTCCATGATAATTCATTCACAGTTGCTGACTTACCAGGATTAATTAAAGGAGCTTCTTTAGGTAAGGGATTAGGGATTCAATTCCTTAAGCACATTGAACGTTGTAGAATAATAGCTCACATTGTTGATTTTGGTTCTGAAGATAAAGATCCAATTGAAGATTTCAATGTTATTAATAATGAGTTAAGAAGTTATAGTCTTAAATTAGAAAATAAACCTCAATTGGTTATAGCTAATAAATCTGACATGGATGTTTTTAAAGATAATATTAAAAAATTCAAAAAAGCATTCCCAAATGTTGAAATAGTTGAGATATCTGCAATTTTTAGAGATAACCTTGATTTAGTTAAAGCTAAATTATGAAACTTAATTGAAAAAAATCAATATGCTACTATTGAAAATGACGAAGAAGAAGTTAAAGTTATTGAATTTGAACCTGATTATGTAGTTAATTCGCCATATAAAGGTCATTTTGAAGTTACTGGTAAAAAAGTTGAAGAACTTTACCACAAGATACCTATTAATACTTATGATAACTTAGTACGTTTTAACAATATTCTTAAGAAAATTGGTGTATGAGAAGAATTAATTAGACAGGATATCCAAAGAGGAGATACTGTTTCTATCTATGGATTCGAATTCGAATGAGAAGATGAACAATAG
- the leuS gene encoding leucine--tRNA ligase, with protein sequence MYNHKKVEQKWQKIWEETKAFITTDKSNKKFYALDMFPYPSASGLHVGHPEGYTATDIVSRYKRLNGYDVLHPIGWDAFGLPAEQYALKTGNHPAPFTQANIKTFKKQLKSLGMSFDWDKEVDTTDPKFYKWTQWIFKKLYEHGLAEIKEIDVNWCEGLGTVLANEEVITDENGNRVSERGNFPVIRKPMKQWVLKITAYAEKLLEGLNEVEFSESLKTLQENWIGKSEGHVVKFDLENSNETLDVFTTRIDTLFGVSFLVIAPEHSLLNNVKNNHEISEFLEYSKTLSDRDRISNNKDKIGVYTGINAIHPITKEILPIWTSNYVLNTYGTGAIMAVPAEDERDKDFALKYNLEIKEIISKEDQVLINSNQFNGLSIKEAKNAIHNFLAKENKSEIEISYKIRDWIFSRQRYWGEPFPVYFDEDNNIYIEENIVELPYMENIKPSTTGESPLANNKEWLYFEKDGKRFKRETNTMPQWAGSSWYFLAYIMKNADGSYLDMDSKEAYERFKKWLPVDLYIGGQEHAVGHLIYSRFWHKFLYDIKVLPVSEPFFKVVNQGMILGPDGQKMSKSRGNVINPDEIVEEYGADTLRVYEMFMGPLTDTKEWSVDSIRGIRKWLDRVEVIINKFANDSSLIDESYKDSEFNSLWQNTIKEVTIAIDTLKFNIAISKLMVFINALYKVEKLQSIKPLIDFSIMLSTLAPHLAEELLEQLNQKQIKEQKWPVVDEKLIQNSTVKIVVQVNGKVRAVIEKDSDLSEEEIFSLALEQPNVQKFIDGQEIKRKQYVKDKIVIFNV encoded by the coding sequence ATGTATAATCACAAAAAAGTTGAACAAAAATGACAAAAAATATGAGAAGAAACTAAAGCTTTTATCACTACAGACAAAAGTAATAAAAAATTTTATGCTTTAGATATGTTTCCTTATCCTTCTGCTTCTGGGTTGCATGTTGGTCATCCAGAAGGATATACTGCTACAGATATTGTTTCTAGATATAAACGTTTAAATGGTTATGATGTTTTACACCCAATTGGGTGAGATGCTTTTGGTTTACCAGCAGAGCAATATGCTTTAAAAACAGGTAATCACCCAGCACCATTTACGCAAGCAAATATAAAAACATTTAAAAAGCAACTTAAAAGTTTAGGGATGTCTTTTGATTGAGATAAAGAAGTAGATACAACTGATCCTAAATTTTATAAATGAACTCAATGAATTTTTAAAAAACTTTATGAACATGGCCTAGCAGAAATAAAAGAAATTGATGTTAATTGATGTGAAGGTTTAGGGACTGTATTAGCCAATGAAGAAGTTATTACTGATGAAAACGGTAATAGAGTTAGCGAAAGAGGTAATTTCCCTGTAATTAGAAAACCAATGAAGCAATGAGTTTTAAAAATTACAGCATATGCAGAAAAACTTTTAGAAGGACTAAATGAGGTAGAATTTTCTGAATCATTAAAAACTCTTCAAGAAAATTGAATCGGTAAATCCGAAGGACATGTAGTTAAATTTGATTTAGAAAATTCAAATGAAACTCTAGATGTATTTACCACAAGAATTGATACTTTATTTGGCGTCTCATTCTTGGTTATAGCTCCTGAACATTCATTATTAAATAATGTAAAAAATAATCATGAAATAAGCGAGTTTTTAGAATATTCTAAAACTCTAAGTGATAGAGATCGTATTTCTAATAACAAAGATAAAATAGGTGTATATACAGGAATAAATGCAATACATCCTATTACAAAAGAAATATTACCTATATGAACATCTAATTATGTTTTAAATACTTATGGAACAGGTGCTATTATGGCCGTTCCAGCAGAAGATGAGCGTGATAAAGATTTTGCCCTTAAATATAATTTAGAAATTAAGGAAATTATTTCTAAAGAAGATCAAGTATTGATTAATTCTAATCAATTTAATGGGTTAAGTATTAAAGAAGCTAAAAACGCAATTCATAATTTCCTAGCTAAAGAAAACAAATCAGAAATAGAAATATCATACAAAATAAGAGATTGAATTTTTTCAAGACAAAGATACTGAGGTGAACCATTTCCTGTATATTTTGATGAAGATAATAATATTTATATCGAAGAAAATATTGTTGAATTACCATATATGGAAAATATTAAACCTTCAACTACTGGTGAATCACCTTTAGCTAACAATAAAGAATGACTTTACTTTGAAAAAGATGGCAAAAGATTTAAAAGAGAAACAAATACAATGCCTCAGTGAGCGGGAAGTTCTTGATATTTTTTAGCTTATATAATGAAAAATGCTGACGGTTCATATCTTGACATGGATAGCAAAGAAGCATATGAAAGATTTAAAAAATGATTGCCTGTAGATTTATACATAGGTGGTCAAGAACATGCAGTAGGACATTTAATTTATTCAAGATTTTGACATAAATTTTTATATGATATTAAAGTATTACCTGTGTCTGAACCATTTTTTAAAGTTGTTAACCAAGGTATGATTTTAGGACCTGATGGTCAGAAGATGTCTAAGAGTCGTGGCAATGTTATAAACCCTGATGAAATAGTAGAAGAATATGGCGCAGATACATTAAGAGTGTATGAAATGTTTATGGGTCCATTAACTGATACAAAAGAATGAAGTGTTGATTCAATTCGTGGAATTAGAAAATGATTAGACCGTGTTGAAGTTATAATAAACAAATTTGCAAATGATTCTAGCTTAATAGATGAAAGTTATAAAGATAGTGAATTTAATTCTTTATGACAAAACACAATAAAAGAAGTAACAATAGCGATAGATACACTTAAATTTAATATTGCGATAAGTAAATTAATGGTATTTATTAACGCTTTATACAAGGTAGAAAAACTACAATCTATTAAACCTTTAATTGATTTTTCTATTATGCTCTCTACACTTGCTCCACACCTTGCAGAAGAATTGTTAGAGCAATTAAATCAAAAACAAATCAAAGAGCAAAAATGACCTGTTGTTGATGAAAAATTAATTCAAAATTCTACTGTTAAAATAGTAGTTCAAGTTAACGGTAAAGTTCGTGCTGTAATTGAAAAAGATAGTGATTTAAGTGAAGAAGAAATTTTTTCTTTAGCACTCGAACAGCCAAATGTTCAAAAATTTATAGATGGACAAGAGATTAAACGTAAGCAATATGTTAAAGATAAAATAGTAATCTTTAATGTGTAA
- a CDS encoding DUF4116 domain-containing protein produces the protein MIKIFDELASICIKNNIIKKQKIEELKKEYNEIDAIVSIISTEEFILNYEKVESAWNLLENTHLKSPNFIIKFLKKIWYDSKNDFIALILKKHVDKKILNDTKFIKQVLGVWSFFNLFDFDINNEDHYNIVLNKIIDHGYLFGMLSYDFKNNKKFVMDAIEKNPDILTDIFDKFKDDSQVMELAVKRLPNNFKYASDRLKNDFDFASIAIKKKGDNLKYASSWLKDKKDFVLQAIQKDPHSIRYASDRLKNDKELALLAISKRPGSLQFLSDKLKDDKEVVLLAVSLSPSKIINSSDRLRGDKEIVKKSMRDIYFLRHSEYVSKKIKNDPDVFKWIADAYKGK, from the coding sequence ATGATAAAAATATTTGATGAATTAGCAAGTATTTGTATTAAAAATAACATAATTAAAAAACAAAAAATTGAGGAACTAAAAAAAGAATATAACGAAATAGATGCAATAGTTTCAATAATTTCAACAGAAGAATTTATATTGAATTATGAAAAAGTTGAATCTGCATGAAATTTATTAGAAAATACTCATTTAAAGAGTCCTAATTTTATAATTAAATTTTTGAAAAAAATATGATACGATTCAAAAAATGATTTTATTGCACTTATTTTAAAAAAACATGTTGATAAGAAAATATTAAATGACACTAAATTTATTAAGCAAGTTTTAGGTGTGTGAAGTTTTTTTAATTTATTTGATTTTGATATTAATAATGAAGATCATTATAATATCGTTTTAAACAAAATAATAGATCACGGATATTTATTTGGAATGTTAAGTTATGATTTTAAAAATAATAAAAAATTTGTAATGGATGCCATAGAAAAAAATCCAGACATATTGACTGATATATTTGATAAATTTAAAGATGATTCTCAAGTAATGGAGTTAGCAGTTAAAAGACTACCAAACAACTTTAAATATGCTTCGGATCGACTTAAAAATGATTTTGATTTTGCATCAATAGCTATTAAGAAAAAAGGCGATAATTTAAAATATGCATCAAGTTGATTAAAAGATAAAAAAGATTTTGTTTTACAAGCAATACAAAAAGACCCACATTCAATAAGATATGCTTCAGATAGACTGAAAAACGATAAAGAATTGGCATTATTAGCAATCAGTAAAAGACCTGGTTCTTTACAATTTCTGTCTGATAAATTAAAAGATGATAAAGAAGTTGTATTACTTGCTGTTTCATTATCGCCTTCTAAAATAATAAACTCATCAGATAGATTAAGAGGAGACAAAGAAATAGTCAAAAAATCTATGCGAGATATTTATTTTTTAAGACATTCAGAATATGTGTCTAAAAAAATCAAGAATGACCCTGATGTATTTAAATGAATAGCAGATGCTTATAAAGGAAAATAA